In Fibrobacter sp. UWEL, the following proteins share a genomic window:
- a CDS encoding type ISP restriction/modification enzyme codes for MSGIDANKKKAVESYVAEVGQHFSAGIATEHSYRPALTDLLKALLPKFIVMNEPARIECGAPDLILARDANGIPVSVAFVEAKDVGDSDLDGNRQHKEQFNRYKKSLDHILFTDYLDFHLYEGETFVDSVRIAEIKGNKIAVAEDNILKFLEMVESLAGATPQKITSPKKMAEMMANKARLLADVVERTLAADTEKTGELAGQWKSFKTTLIHDLTERQFADIYAQTICYGMFAARLHDETPDTFSRDEAANLIPKTNPFLRKIFQSIAGYDVSESIVWIVDDLIESFRVTDIHKVMANFGKSTAQTDSMIHFYEDFLRCYDPKQKKACGVYYTPEPVVKFIVNAVDEILQKDFNMPMGLADTSKVQLDRIVDGTSDKKSKDHKVHEMREYHKVQILDPATGTGTFLAEAVRKIHSKMEGQQGAWQSYVEEHLLPRLNGFEFMMAPYAVAHLKLDMVLGETGYKAAKDKRLRIFLTNSLEECDPDTGTLFAQWLAQEANEANYIKRDTPVMVMIGNPPYSVSSSNKGEWIERLLEDYKKDLNERNIQPLSDDYIKFIRLAHYYVEKNGEGILAYISNNSFIDGIIHRQMRKELMNAFDSIYILDLHGNTRKKEVSPDGSKDENVFDIMQGVSINIFVKTKNNNSTRHSEQKASNPSCHSERSASTPARHSERSVSEVEESSNLANVYHFELFGKREDKYEYLRKHSFNDVPWTKLNPQEPQNFFVPKDENIQLEYDGHIPIQKLLNINVNGIKTQCDGASIAFSAKERNELKQDFISLSEDEIHRKYGFNNVRDWQIPLAKKDISENKIKAEILCYRPFDFRHMIFTGKTKGIMGYPRDKFMQNFYLGNNIGLILGRQGQAVGSMQWNLAYCSKHIVDTNIYYRGGGIVFPLYLYPTDEEAALGETRKPNLDEEIWRKIDKCIQIPDHPRQARTGVGNDNSKEHITTPEQIFDYIYGILHTPSYREKYKEFLKVDFPRIPYPENTEKFNQILELGNKLRQLHLMEENPQSTVTFNIPGNNLISEIKYQDNCVYINKEQYFDNIPELAWNFYIGGYQPAQKWLKDRKGRTLSFDDIAHYRNIIAILLETDKLMQQLDQIN; via the coding sequence ATGAGCGGAATTGACGCCAACAAGAAGAAAGCAGTTGAAAGTTATGTTGCCGAAGTCGGCCAACATTTTTCTGCAGGCATCGCTACAGAGCATAGCTACCGTCCCGCCTTAACGGACCTGCTAAAGGCTCTGCTCCCGAAATTCATCGTGATGAACGAGCCCGCCCGCATTGAATGTGGCGCACCCGACTTGATTTTGGCACGAGACGCCAACGGCATTCCCGTTTCCGTTGCGTTCGTCGAAGCGAAAGATGTGGGCGATTCCGATTTGGATGGTAATCGCCAGCATAAAGAACAGTTCAACCGCTACAAGAAATCTCTGGACCACATCCTGTTTACGGACTACCTAGATTTTCATCTCTACGAAGGCGAAACGTTCGTTGACAGCGTCCGCATTGCAGAAATCAAGGGCAATAAAATTGCGGTTGCAGAAGACAATATTTTAAAGTTCCTCGAAATGGTGGAAAGCCTCGCTGGGGCCACACCGCAAAAAATCACCAGCCCCAAGAAAATGGCCGAGATGATGGCGAACAAGGCCAGGCTTTTAGCCGACGTGGTAGAACGCACCCTTGCTGCGGACACCGAGAAAACCGGCGAACTGGCTGGACAATGGAAATCCTTCAAGACAACCCTTATTCACGATTTGACGGAACGCCAATTTGCGGACATTTACGCACAGACCATTTGCTACGGGATGTTTGCAGCCCGACTCCACGACGAAACTCCCGATACATTCAGTCGCGATGAAGCCGCCAACCTTATTCCTAAAACAAATCCCTTCCTACGAAAAATTTTCCAGAGCATCGCAGGTTATGATGTTAGCGAAAGCATCGTCTGGATTGTAGATGACTTGATTGAATCCTTCCGCGTGACAGACATTCACAAGGTCATGGCGAACTTCGGCAAAAGTACCGCACAGACCGATTCCATGATTCACTTTTACGAAGACTTCCTCCGTTGTTACGATCCAAAACAGAAGAAAGCCTGCGGCGTCTATTATACTCCTGAACCGGTTGTGAAATTCATCGTCAACGCAGTTGATGAAATTCTGCAGAAAGATTTCAACATGCCCATGGGACTTGCAGACACAAGCAAAGTTCAGTTGGACAGAATTGTCGATGGAACCTCCGACAAGAAAAGCAAGGACCACAAAGTTCACGAAATGCGTGAATATCATAAGGTTCAGATTCTCGATCCCGCTACAGGTACAGGAACTTTCTTGGCGGAAGCTGTCCGAAAAATTCACAGCAAAATGGAAGGTCAGCAAGGAGCATGGCAAAGCTATGTGGAAGAACATCTATTGCCTCGTTTGAACGGTTTTGAATTTATGATGGCTCCTTACGCCGTAGCCCATTTGAAGTTGGATATGGTTCTTGGCGAAACCGGATACAAAGCAGCAAAGGATAAACGTCTCCGTATTTTCTTGACCAATTCCTTGGAAGAATGTGACCCCGATACAGGAACATTATTTGCGCAATGGTTAGCACAAGAAGCTAACGAAGCCAACTACATCAAGCGCGATACACCTGTGATGGTGATGATTGGAAATCCACCGTATAGTGTAAGTAGCAGCAATAAAGGGGAGTGGATAGAAAGACTTCTTGAAGATTACAAAAAAGATTTGAATGAAAGAAATATTCAGCCTTTATCTGATGACTACATAAAGTTTATCAGGCTCGCTCATTACTATGTAGAAAAGAATGGCGAAGGCATTCTAGCATATATTTCAAACAATAGTTTTATCGATGGGATCATTCATCGTCAAATGCGAAAAGAATTGATGAACGCATTTGATTCCATCTACATTCTTGACTTACACGGCAATACTCGAAAGAAAGAAGTTTCTCCCGATGGAAGCAAGGATGAAAATGTCTTTGACATTATGCAAGGCGTAAGCATCAATATTTTCGTCAAGACGAAGAACAACAATTCCACGCGTCATTCCGAACAAAAAGCTAGCAATCCCTCGTGTCATTCTGAGCGAAGCGCAAGCACCCCAGCGCGTCATTCTGAGCGTAGCGTAAGCGAAGTCGAAGAATCCAGCAACCTCGCAAACGTTTACCATTTCGAACTATTCGGCAAGCGTGAAGATAAATACGAGTATTTAAGAAAGCATTCTTTTAACGATGTTCCTTGGACCAAATTGAATCCGCAGGAACCACAGAATTTCTTTGTGCCGAAGGATGAAAATATTCAACTTGAATACGATGGGCATATCCCAATTCAAAAACTTTTAAATATAAATGTCAACGGAATAAAAACGCAATGTGACGGAGCATCTATTGCTTTTTCTGCAAAAGAGAGAAACGAATTAAAGCAAGATTTTATTTCACTTAGCGAAGATGAAATCCATCGTAAATATGGATTCAATAATGTAAGAGATTGGCAAATTCCACTAGCAAAAAAAGACATATCAGAAAATAAAATAAAGGCTGAAATTTTGTGTTATCGTCCCTTTGATTTTCGGCATATGATTTTTACAGGAAAAACTAAGGGAATTATGGGGTATCCACGAGATAAATTTATGCAGAATTTTTATCTCGGCAACAATATCGGTTTAATTTTAGGAAGGCAAGGGCAAGCTGTTGGCAGTATGCAATGGAATTTGGCATATTGTTCAAAGCATATTGTTGATACAAATATCTATTATCGCGGAGGTGGAATCGTCTTCCCTCTCTATCTCTACCCTACCGACGAAGAGGCTGCATTAGGCGAAACTCGCAAGCCGAATCTTGATGAAGAAATATGGCGAAAGATAGATAAGTGCATCCAGATTCCCGATCATCCCCGACAAGCGAGGACAGGTGTCGGGAATGACAATTCAAAGGAACACATTACAACTCCGGAGCAAATATTCGATTATATCTACGGAATCCTACACACGCCCAGTTATCGCGAGAAGTACAAAGAATTCTTGAAAGTTGATTTCCCTCGAATTCCATATCCTGAAAATACAGAAAAGTTTAATCAAATTCTCGAACTGGGTAACAAGCTTCGTCAATTACACTTGATGGAAGAAAACCCTCAATCTACAGTCACATTCAACATCCCTGGCAACAATCTCATTTCCGAAATCAAGTATCAAGACAATTGCGTTTACATCAATAAGGAACAATACTTTGATAACATTCCGGAACTGGCTTGGAATTTCTATATCGGTGGATACCAACCTGCACAGAAATGGTTAAAGGATCGCAAGGGTCGCACCCTCAGTTTCGACGACATCGCCCACTACCGCAACATCATCGCCATCCTTTTAGAAACCGATAAGCTAATGCAACAACTTGACCAAATAAATTAA
- a CDS encoding DUF4417 domain-containing protein: MIKNFMDLCKIAEDYTTYLQNRGIKFNANGFPFFTKDMFLEETPELMIPYDFRKTRIVEHPDKTLLCFYCSDARIYPRLSNILNDISEYKKYLGAVATDVTITSDMDEEWQDFVMLLNQLFMAVLVVNGIKIVANLRTGNNKTHRNLGGIPAGVMWATGFLGCSKDKPYDMRFISSIITVHPSKLLIYGKNDPCATEKLSMIGIPYLIYPDYHTIRKEVA, from the coding sequence ATGATAAAAAACTTTATGGATCTTTGCAAAATTGCAGAAGATTATACAACATACCTCCAAAATAGAGGAATTAAATTCAATGCGAATGGCTTCCCTTTTTTCACAAAAGACATGTTCCTAGAAGAAACGCCTGAACTAATGATCCCCTACGATTTTCGAAAAACTCGTATTGTAGAGCACCCTGATAAAACACTTCTATGTTTTTATTGTTCCGATGCGAGAATTTACCCAAGGTTAAGCAACATATTGAACGATATTTCTGAATACAAAAAATATCTCGGTGCCGTAGCAACCGACGTTACCATAACATCCGACATGGATGAAGAATGGCAGGACTTCGTCATGCTATTGAATCAATTATTCATGGCAGTCCTTGTTGTAAACGGAATAAAAATCGTCGCCAACCTTAGAACAGGAAATAATAAAACTCACCGCAATCTTGGAGGGATTCCCGCAGGTGTAATGTGGGCCACAGGATTCCTTGGCTGTTCTAAAGACAAGCCATATGACATGCGCTTTATATCATCAATTATTACCGTACATCCATCAAAACTGCTAATATACGGAAAAAATGATCCTTGCGCAACCGAAAAACTATCTATGATAGGAATACCATATCTCATTTACCCTGACTACCACACAATTAGAAAGGAGGTCGCATAA
- a CDS encoding YgiQ family radical SAM protein: MYDPRFLPICKEDLDELGWDYVDVIVISADCYVDHPSFGHAVVARLFEHEGLRVAILPQPNWRDDLRDFKKLGTPRLFFCISSGMDSMVNHYTAGKRLRHDDAFTAGNKAGFRPDYATYTYAKIVKMLYPDVPLLIGGLESSLRRVTHYDYWSDRLKPSIMAETEADILVYGMGEKPLKEIVRLLKKGVPFSSLKNIPQTAVLVDKDKVPAPGKHKELGTSWEDLRLPSHEECVASKKTQIQSYNKVDIECNKMFQRRILQDVGDKTVVINPAYPPMEYGELDESFEYPYARAPHPRYKKRGDVPAFEMIKFSINTHRGCFGGCSFCAINAQQGKFIASRSRESILREVEKVVNMEGFAGTITDLGGPSANMYKMRGRDRSRCSKCARPSCCTPNICDNMNTSHRELIDLYREVRNHPKVKHLFIGSGVRYDLLLQENCDEKIRAEHEEYARDLIDYHVSGRLKVAPEHTVEAVLKLIRKPSFTLFHKFKEFFDAECERIGKKQQLIPYFISSHPGCTEADMAELALETKQLGFQLEQVQDFTPTPMTIATEMFYAEMKPDGTPLYVAKTPEQKKSQKQFFFWYIPENRPQIRATLERLKLGKISRLLLSRSAIAEGKTYSPSKEREENPEFREKDLQMRAERSVMSIVPQKSGEKGRWENSSRRERRQAEFGDKTWTPKHELRDAQRREGRRDDNRFESRRDARSPIGSGMTNGNGRSFHSDRRGNVPQGNRNSNMNKPQQKRNDSPVQFSSRRRPGR, encoded by the coding sequence ATGTACGATCCGCGCTTTTTACCAATTTGCAAAGAAGACCTAGACGAACTTGGCTGGGATTATGTTGACGTTATCGTCATCAGCGCGGATTGTTACGTAGACCACCCCAGTTTTGGGCACGCTGTTGTGGCTCGACTTTTTGAGCACGAAGGTTTGCGAGTGGCAATCCTTCCCCAGCCCAACTGGCGTGATGACTTGCGCGATTTCAAGAAGTTGGGCACGCCCCGTCTATTCTTCTGCATCAGCAGCGGTATGGACAGCATGGTGAACCACTACACTGCAGGCAAACGTTTGCGTCATGACGACGCTTTTACTGCAGGCAACAAGGCAGGTTTCCGTCCGGATTACGCCACCTACACTTACGCAAAGATTGTGAAGATGCTTTACCCCGATGTACCGCTTTTGATTGGCGGTCTGGAAAGCAGTCTTCGTCGCGTCACCCATTACGATTACTGGAGCGACCGCCTAAAGCCTAGTATTATGGCAGAAACGGAAGCGGACATTCTGGTGTACGGCATGGGCGAAAAGCCCTTGAAAGAAATTGTTCGCCTCTTGAAGAAGGGCGTTCCCTTCAGCAGTTTGAAGAACATCCCCCAGACGGCAGTTCTTGTGGACAAGGACAAAGTCCCCGCTCCTGGCAAGCACAAGGAACTGGGAACCAGTTGGGAAGATTTACGTTTGCCTAGCCACGAAGAATGCGTAGCCAGCAAGAAGACCCAGATCCAGAGTTACAACAAGGTGGACATTGAATGCAACAAGATGTTCCAGCGCCGCATCTTGCAAGATGTAGGTGACAAGACTGTTGTAATCAATCCGGCTTACCCGCCCATGGAATACGGCGAGCTGGATGAAAGTTTTGAATACCCTTATGCACGAGCACCGCATCCGCGATACAAGAAGCGCGGCGACGTTCCTGCATTCGAGATGATCAAGTTCAGCATCAACACCCACCGCGGTTGTTTCGGCGGTTGCAGTTTCTGCGCCATCAACGCACAGCAGGGAAAGTTCATTGCCAGCCGCAGCCGCGAAAGCATTTTGCGTGAAGTGGAAAAAGTGGTGAACATGGAAGGCTTCGCCGGAACCATTACGGATTTGGGCGGCCCCAGTGCCAACATGTACAAGATGCGCGGCAGAGATCGCAGTCGCTGTTCCAAGTGTGCACGCCCCAGCTGCTGTACGCCCAACATTTGCGACAACATGAATACAAGCCATCGTGAATTGATTGACTTGTATCGGGAAGTCCGTAACCATCCGAAGGTGAAGCATCTGTTCATCGGTAGTGGTGTCCGTTACGACTTGCTGCTCCAGGAAAACTGCGACGAAAAGATTCGCGCTGAGCACGAAGAATATGCTCGCGACTTGATTGATTATCATGTGAGCGGTCGCTTGAAGGTGGCCCCGGAACATACGGTGGAAGCGGTTCTGAAATTGATTCGCAAGCCCAGCTTTACCCTGTTCCACAAGTTCAAGGAATTCTTTGACGCGGAATGCGAACGCATTGGCAAGAAGCAGCAGCTCATTCCCTACTTCATCAGTAGCCATCCGGGTTGTACTGAGGCCGATATGGCGGAACTAGCCCTAGAAACCAAGCAGTTGGGGTTCCAGCTGGAACAGGTTCAGGACTTTACGCCCACCCCCATGACCATCGCCACGGAAATGTTCTACGCCGAGATGAAACCGGATGGAACTCCCCTTTACGTTGCGAAAACGCCGGAACAGAAAAAGAGCCAGAAACAGTTCTTCTTCTGGTATATTCCCGAGAACCGCCCGCAGATTCGCGCCACCTTGGAGCGCTTGAAGCTGGGCAAGATCAGCCGTCTGCTTCTGAGCAGAAGCGCCATTGCAGAAGGAAAGACGTACAGCCCCAGCAAGGAACGTGAAGAGAATCCGGAATTCCGCGAGAAGGACTTGCAGATGCGCGCCGAACGCAGTGTCATGTCCATTGTCCCGCAGAAGTCTGGCGAAAAGGGCCGCTGGGAAAATTCTTCCCGCCGTGAACGCCGTCAGGCTGAATTTGGCGACAAGACCTGGACGCCAAAGCACGAGTTAAGAGATGCCCAACGCCGTGAAGGTCGCCGCGACGACAACCGTTTTGAAAGCCGACGTGATGCTAGATCCCCGATCGGGTCGGGGATGACGAACGGGAACGGTCGCAGTTTCCACAGCGATCGTCGCGGAAACGTGCCCCAGGGCAACCGCAATAGCAACATGAACAAACCGCAGCAAAAGCGAAACGATTCGCCGGTACAGTTCAGTTCCAGACGCCGCCCCGGCAGATAG
- a CDS encoding DUF4859 domain-containing protein, whose protein sequence is MGKMCFGLVSAATLAALFGTAVAANGDAYQWPGYRSDLDYDTKTVLGGMDLTPPTEFNNTCDGVTGKKAGKWWAFYWGKDRDSRITDVTIDSILKKYDTDFEYLYNTLGWAPDAQAQDGKYSAVYYYGSGTCAGGDKTDTTGGWQTWVAGYTAVAASFYPLYSFNTSCPYADRKSQMDAMVHEGIHSMTNGYPGAKDAHWFQEAGNTWIQQDMFSHRNAVYSGMGFLNAATLMAPFMPIECYSGWLIDGTFGGPGAQGVTGKNQRNLLGGAQYSNIFPTFIGTWLGTGAVRWIYGNAYGNTTYLLETYGLDKGLGDAGVRRLITEFRAKMAMLDMKEWSNEMKNLINQNFGGDAYEEQYYWDNGGIRNSWTMTPYQTMTTSGEYIIPDEATTPGWSGSNVVPLKVQSGAKQVSVTFYPVGSNSNNTNMNYLLCYRATDGTPVYSEPITGEGTVTLRLDKTPSSTSGNQMVFAVIVNTDYKFTGNENIRTKHFNYKLKLEEGLSGAGASNVKYYNDFKLTYDWSSLPSGTTTGNTSSSSATPASSSSSVKATSSSSSEKTTTVSTGNATELSLNATLPIDDNYASVAVNFDASAVAAALGLTTATLSNATYFAMDNGTANTTSTATAPGHWFAKDGTVANWSDDDSYIFAEMDLNSETIKIGHYPNRASNGDKFNAQIGLSYNGKTVLFNLAVNVTNEIGNEATESTLAMMYGLTGLANHMSVINHRGKLTVNYRLDRNDNVKVSLFNPSGALLDVSISGIESAGNHSKVIDLNKLGLPKGTYIVKVTSGSYQEARSVNVN, encoded by the coding sequence ATGGGAAAAATGTGTTTTGGATTGGTTTCCGCTGCAACACTTGCGGCCTTGTTCGGCACCGCAGTAGCAGCAAATGGTGACGCCTATCAGTGGCCTGGTTACCGTTCGGACTTGGATTATGACACCAAGACGGTTCTTGGCGGGATGGATTTGACTCCTCCCACCGAATTCAACAATACCTGTGACGGTGTTACCGGAAAGAAAGCAGGCAAGTGGTGGGCTTTTTACTGGGGCAAGGATCGCGACTCCCGCATTACGGACGTGACTATCGACTCCATCCTGAAAAAGTACGACACGGATTTTGAATATCTGTACAACACCTTGGGCTGGGCACCTGACGCACAGGCACAGGACGGCAAGTACAGTGCTGTATATTATTACGGTTCCGGCACCTGCGCTGGCGGCGATAAGACGGATACCACCGGCGGCTGGCAGACATGGGTGGCAGGCTACACCGCTGTGGCCGCAAGTTTCTACCCGCTTTACAGTTTCAACACTAGCTGCCCCTACGCAGATCGCAAATCCCAGATGGACGCCATGGTTCACGAAGGCATCCATTCCATGACCAACGGGTACCCTGGTGCAAAGGACGCACATTGGTTCCAGGAAGCAGGCAACACCTGGATTCAGCAGGATATGTTCAGCCATCGCAATGCGGTTTATAGCGGCATGGGATTCTTGAATGCAGCCACCCTGATGGCCCCCTTCATGCCCATTGAATGCTATTCCGGCTGGCTCATTGACGGCACCTTCGGCGGCCCCGGCGCACAGGGCGTTACCGGCAAGAATCAGCGTAACCTCCTTGGCGGCGCCCAGTACAGCAACATCTTCCCCACCTTCATCGGAACATGGCTCGGTACAGGCGCAGTCCGCTGGATTTACGGAAACGCTTACGGCAACACCACCTACCTGCTGGAAACTTACGGCCTGGACAAGGGCCTGGGAGATGCAGGCGTTCGTAGACTCATCACTGAATTTCGCGCCAAGATGGCTATGCTGGATATGAAGGAATGGTCCAACGAAATGAAGAATCTGATCAACCAGAATTTCGGTGGCGACGCTTACGAAGAACAGTACTACTGGGACAACGGTGGCATCCGTAATTCCTGGACCATGACTCCTTACCAGACCATGACTACAAGCGGCGAATACATCATCCCCGACGAAGCAACCACTCCGGGCTGGTCCGGCAGTAACGTTGTTCCTCTGAAGGTGCAGAGCGGCGCAAAGCAGGTCTCCGTCACATTCTATCCGGTGGGCAGCAATTCCAACAACACCAACATGAACTACTTGCTGTGCTATCGCGCTACAGACGGCACCCCCGTCTATAGCGAACCTATTACCGGCGAAGGTACCGTCACCTTGCGACTGGACAAGACTCCCTCCAGCACCAGTGGCAACCAGATGGTCTTCGCAGTGATCGTCAATACCGATTACAAGTTCACTGGAAACGAAAACATCCGCACCAAGCATTTCAACTACAAGCTGAAACTTGAAGAAGGCTTAAGCGGTGCAGGCGCTTCCAACGTGAAGTACTATAACGATTTCAAGCTAACATACGACTGGAGCAGCCTGCCCAGCGGAACCACCACCGGCAACACTTCCAGCAGTTCTGCAACTCCGGCCTCCTCCAGTTCCTCCGTGAAGGCAACTTCCTCCAGCTCTTCAGAAAAGACGACCACCGTCTCTACAGGTAATGCAACGGAACTCTCTCTCAACGCCACCCTGCCTATTGACGACAATTACGCAAGCGTGGCTGTGAACTTCGACGCAAGCGCCGTGGCTGCAGCTCTGGGCCTGACAACAGCAACCCTTTCTAACGCCACCTACTTCGCCATGGATAACGGAACCGCAAATACAACCTCTACCGCAACCGCACCGGGTCACTGGTTTGCAAAGGACGGCACTGTTGCCAACTGGTCCGATGACGATTCCTACATCTTCGCGGAAATGGACTTGAACAGCGAAACCATCAAGATTGGACATTACCCCAACCGCGCAAGCAACGGGGACAAGTTCAATGCTCAGATAGGTTTAAGCTACAACGGAAAGACAGTCCTCTTTAACCTGGCAGTGAACGTAACCAACGAAATCGGCAACGAAGCTACCGAAAGCACTCTTGCAATGATGTACGGCCTCACAGGACTTGCAAACCACATGAGTGTCATCAACCATCGCGGAAAACTTACCGTCAACTACAGACTGGATCGCAACGACAATGTGAAAGTAAGCCTGTTCAATCCCTCCGGCGCACTACTGGACGTAAGCATCAGCGGTATTGAATCCGCAGGAAACCATAGCAAAGTGATTGACTTAAATAAGCTGGGATTGCCGAAGGGAACCTACATCGTAAAGGTCACCTCGGGCAGCTACCAGGAAGCAAGAAGCGTCAACGTGAACTAA
- a CDS encoding 50S ribosomal protein L11 methyltransferase, with product MQKIDTWYKAQGYCSEEEFEIASYLLFEAGVATLEELDPAESGRTDFCFYTGDKEERDRIVAQFPQYHFTVEEEAAKDWDKWWRDRAQPVAVSPRLVVRPPWVEYTPEDPKTVVLELEAKTAFGTGEHDTTSSCAHLMESVDFEGKTVLDIGTGTGILAMFARRMGARLAVGTEIDPLAIPCIAENFERNGFDASDCVLGFLDSFKDGTKFDVILCNMIRSELWPMRDDMEDLLAPGGYIIISGQLLTEKEYILKWFEEAGFSVTQERTSGEWWSVLAKNA from the coding sequence ATGCAGAAAATTGATACTTGGTATAAGGCACAGGGCTATTGCTCTGAAGAAGAATTTGAAATTGCAAGCTACTTGCTTTTTGAAGCTGGCGTTGCAACCTTGGAAGAATTGGACCCCGCAGAATCTGGCCGCACGGATTTTTGTTTCTACACCGGAGACAAGGAAGAACGTGACCGTATCGTGGCTCAGTTCCCCCAGTATCATTTTACCGTCGAAGAAGAAGCTGCCAAGGATTGGGACAAATGGTGGCGCGATCGCGCTCAGCCCGTTGCTGTGAGCCCCCGCCTGGTGGTTCGCCCCCCTTGGGTGGAATACACTCCGGAAGATCCCAAGACTGTTGTTTTGGAACTGGAAGCAAAGACTGCATTTGGTACCGGTGAACACGACACCACTAGCAGCTGCGCTCACTTGATGGAATCTGTGGATTTTGAAGGTAAGACTGTTCTTGATATTGGTACAGGTACCGGAATTCTTGCCATGTTTGCTCGCCGTATGGGCGCTCGCCTTGCGGTCGGTACCGAAATCGACCCTCTGGCCATTCCCTGCATTGCGGAAAACTTTGAACGTAACGGTTTTGATGCCAGCGATTGCGTTCTGGGATTCCTGGATTCCTTCAAGGACGGCACGAAGTTTGACGTCATTCTCTGTAACATGATCCGCAGTGAACTGTGGCCTATGCGCGATGACATGGAAGACCTGCTGGCTCCCGGTGGTTACATCATTATTTCTGGCCAGCTCCTCACCGAAAAGGAATACATCCTGAAATGGTTTGAAGAAGCCGGCTTCTCCGTCACGCAGGAAAGAACCTCTGGTGAGTGGTGGAGCGTTCTTGCAAAGAACGCGTAG